Proteins from one Pseudoliparis swirei isolate HS2019 ecotype Mariana Trench chromosome 22, NWPU_hadal_v1, whole genome shotgun sequence genomic window:
- the fxyd6l gene encoding FXYD domain containing ion transport regulator 6 like, giving the protein MDLVVLLAFSSWLAPALATVADEDKDSDSAFHYDYESLRIGGLVIAGILFLMGIALIVTRKCSCSKGDKSRSRSPDVESVVPQA; this is encoded by the exons ATGGATCTTGTGGTCTTGTTGGCGTTCAGCTCCTGGCTGGCTCCTGCACTCG CCACAGTGGCAGATGAGGACAAAG ACAGTGACAGTGCTTTTCATTACG ATTATGAATCTCTGAGAATCGGTGGCCTGGTTATCGCAGGGATACTGTTCCTCATGGGGATCGCCCTCATTGTCA CCCGAAAATGTTCCTGCTCAAAGGGTGACAAGTCGAG GTCCAGAAGTCCTGATGTGGAATCGGTTGTTCCTCAAG CTTAG